CATTTTGAAATTCAAAAAAATCAGCAAAATTATGAAATAAAACCAGCAACCCAAAATATCCAAACCAATGTAAGCGAAGAACAAAACATTGCTAATAATATGGAGAAAAAATCCTTTATTTTAGTTTTACTTAGTTTTTTTGGATACGGTTTATTACTATCCTTAACGCCTTGTACTTTGCCAATGATCCCCATTTTATCCTCTTTAATCCTATCAAAAAGCACATATAAGCCTTCTAAAAAATACGCTTTATGGTTGTGTTTTATCTATGTATTTTTTATGTCTTTAGCCTATGGAGTAGCTGGTGTTATAGCAAGTTTTTTAGGTGCAAGCTTACAAGGTTTATTGCAAAAACCTTTGGTTTTGATCATTTTTGCTTTAATTTTTGTGTTATTATCGCTTTCATTGTTTGGACTTTTTAGACTCGAATTGCCTTTGAAATTCCAAAATTTTATACAGAAAAAAAGCAATAAAGGCAAAGGTGTTTTAGGGGTTGCTTCAATGGGTTTTTTATCTGCTTTAATTGTAGGTCCTTGTGTCGCCGCTCCTTTGGCTGGAGCTTTGATTTATATCGCAAATTCAAAAGATGCATTGCTGGGTGGATTAGCACTTTTTACTATGAGTTTTGGCATGGGTTTGCCTTTATTTTTAGTAGGTTTTGGAGTAAGTTTTTTAAAAGCTGGAATTTGGATGCAAAAAATTCAATTTTTCTTCGCTTTTTTAATGCTTGCAATGGCTCTTTGGATACTCTCTCGCATTCTTGACGCTTCTTTAATATTGATAGGATTTGGTATATTGGGAGTATTTTTTAGTGTATTTATGGGACTTTTTGATAATGACTTGGGGGTTTTAAATAAAATCAAAAAAGCTTGTTTGATTTTAATTTTAAGTTATAGTTTAGCCTTATTTTTAGGAGGTTTATTTGGAGGAAAATACTTCTTAAAACCCTTTAATATAACCTCAACCATAGAAAACAAAAATTTAAATTTCAACCATATAACAAAACTTAGTGACTTAAAAAATATCATTAATGATAACGAAAAAGTTTTAGTCTATTTTACGGCTTCATGGTGTGAAAATTGCAAGCTTTTAGATGAATATGCTTTTAGCAATGAAAAAGTTCAAGAAAAACTTAAAAATTACACACTCATTAAGGTTGATGTAAGTCAAAATAATGAAGAACAAATTAAAATAATGAAAGAATTTAGCGTATTTGGACCACCAGTTTTGATCTTCCTTGATAATCAAAAAGAAAATTTAAAAATCACAGGTTACATAAATACTAATGATTTATTGCAAAGGTTAGATCAATGAAAATTCAAAGCTTGCAAATAGGGCAAGTTAAAAATTACACTCATTTTAAAAGTGGCTTTATTAAGGATATATATTTAAATTCTGCTAAGGTTGAAATTTCAGGAATTGTTGATGATGGAATTGCAGATTTAAAACACCACGGCGGAAAAGATAAGGCGATTTTTGCTAATTCTTGTCAGAATTACATTTTATGGGAAAATTTTCTTAATAAAAAGTTAAATTTTGGCACAATGGGAGAAAATTTAAGTATTGACAATTTACATGAAAGCAATGTTTGTATAGGTGATATTCACAAAATTGGAGATACGATTTTACAAGTGAGCGAACCAAGAAAACCTTGTGTAAAAATTTCACTTGTGCATGATAATAAAAATTTTACTCGCGAAATTTTCAAAAGTGGTTTGAGCGGTTGGTATTACAAAGTGTTACAAAAAGGAACAATAAACTTAGGAGATGGAATAAAAATTTTACAAAAAGATTCAGCAAATTTAAGTGTGCTAGAACTCAATAAGCTTTTTTATCAACCCAAAGAAAATCTTACCATATTTAACAAACTTCTTGCTTGCAAAAATATTAACAAAAATTGGATTGAAAGCATAGAAAAAAGATTAAATCAAACTTATGATGATGAATATATGAGAAAATTATAATTTTTATTTAAGCTTTTCTTGACAAAATTTAAATTTTTAAAATTTCGCTTAAAAAAGGATTTATAAATGCAAAGACAAACATGGAGCAATACCCTAACCTATATCCTAACTGTCGCCGGAGCAACCATAGGATTTGGTGCAACTTGGCGTTTTCCTTATTTAGTAGGAGAAAATGGCGGTGGGGCCTATGTATTAGTTTTTTGCATTGCGATGATTTGCATAGGAATTCCTGTTATTTTGGTTGAAAATGTCATAGGAAGACGGGCGATGAAAAATAGTGTCGATGCCTTTAAAGGAAAATGGCAAGGCGTTGGCTATATGGGACTTTTGGGCAGTTTTGGAATTATGGCTTATTATATGGTGCTTGGCGGCTATGTGTTGGTTTATATTTTTGGCTTATTATTTGGAAATTTTGACCTCTCAAGTCCTGTGAGCAAAGAATACACCAATTCTTTTTATACGCAAAATATAGAGCACAATGCCCTATTTGTAGGAATTTTTACAAGTATTTTTGTGATTATCAACTGGATCATACTAAAAAAAGGCATAATTGATGGCATAGAAAAATCTGTGAAATTCTTAATGCCTATGCTTTTTTTATGCCTTATCATTGTTGTGATGCGTAATATCACTTTAGATGGAGCAATAGAAGGAGTTAAGTTTTATTTAAACCCTAATTTTAAGAAAATCACCCCTAAACTTTTTATTGATGTTTTAGGACAAGTGTTTTTTGCGCTTTCTTTGGGATTTGGCGTGATGATCACCCTTTCTTCTCACCTCAATAAAAAAGAAAATTTAATCAAAACTGCAACTTATACCGGAATTTTAAACACAGTTATCGCTGTGATGGCAGGTTTTATGATATTTCCAGCACTTTTTTCAGCTGGACTTGAACCCGATAAAGGACCATCTTTGGTTTTTGAAACCTTACCTATAGCCTTTTCGCATATTCATTTTGGCGGACTTATTTGTGCTTTATTTTTCATGCTTTTACTCATTGCAGCACTAACTACAAGCTTGCCAATCTATCAAGTTATCATTAGCGTTTTAGAGGAAAAATTCAAGCTTTCTAAAAATTTAGCCATTAATCTTACTCTAGGAACAATTTTCATCTTAGGAAATCTACCTTGCATCTTAACCTATGGGCCGTTAAGAGATGTAACTTTGATTCGAGGTAAAAATATTTTTGATAGTTTTGATTTTATTAGTGGAAATATTTTATTTGTTTTAACAGCATTTTTGTGCTGCATTTATGTGGGCTGGATACTTAAAAAAGATGCCATTAAAGAACTTTCAAATAATGGAAAAATTAAAAGTATATGGATAAATATTTGGTATCACTATGTTAAATTTGTAGTACCTATTATTATTTTAGTTATCTTTTATTTTGGAATTTTTTAATTTTTCATCTTTAACTATAATGATTGGGAATAAAAACCTGCAAGCAATATAGAAATACTTAATGAATACTTAACGGCTATATAATATTACTTATACTCAGCGATAGCTTTGATGTACATGCAAATAGGGTAGTTGGAAAAATAAATGCTTTAAAATTGCTCTATTTTAGATTAAATTTAGATACAAAATCTCTTTACAATACTTTCATAAGCTTTCAAAATCATTCTTGGCATATAAAAAATGAAATTTCAAACATAAAAAGCGATGATATCTCTTGCGTTTGGCTTAGAAGATCTTTTGTTGAATTAAGCTTAGAGGAAAAAGAAAGTAAAGAAAAAGATATTGACTTTAAAATTTGGCGCAATGAATTTAACGCCACTCTTTTAGGTCTTTTTCATTCTTTAAAAGATCTACCTTGGCTAAATCCTATTTCACACGCTTTTAAAGGCGATAATAAATATTATCAAATGAGTTTAGCAAAACAACTGGGTTTAAAAATACCAAAAACTATTGTAAGTAATGAAAAAGAAAAACTACTTCAATTTTGCAAAATATGTAAATCAGATGTGATTTTTAAATCAAGAAATTTACAAATTAGACCAAGATTAAGCCAAAGGCATATATGCCAATCGTATTAATAATACACATTTAAAAAACTTTGCTTTAAAAGGTGAAAATCCCATTATGCTGCAAGAATATATTAAAAAATCCTTTGAAGTGCGCTATACGGTGGTTGGCAAAGAGCATTTTGCATGCAAGATAGATTCGCAAAAATCTAAAATCGCTTGTGAAGATTGACGAAGGTATGATCTAGGCAAAACACCACATTTAGCTCTAACTCCGCCACAAGATATCAAAGAAAAAGTTGAAAAATTACTACAAATTATGAATTTAGAATATGGGGCACTTGATTTTATAGTAAATTTGCAAAATGAATGGATTTTTTTAGAAATTAATTATAGCGGACAGTGGCTATGGATAGAAGATTTATCGGGATTAAAAATTAGCGATGGTATAGTAAATTGGATAAAGAAAAATATCAAATTTAATACTTAAAATCACAAAAATTTAGCAACGCATATAAAAAGCGTTGCCATGATTATTTAAAAGTCGTTCCACCATCAACGATGAAAGTATGACCTGTTACCCAGCTTGCTTTGCTTGAGCAAAGAAAAAGACAAGCACCAGCTAGATCTTCAGGCTGTCCCATACGATTTAAAGGGCTTAAATTTATCGTAGCCTGTTTAACTTCTTCATAATTTGTAAAAGCTCTCAAAGCATCAGTTTCAATCGGCCCACCACTTACTACATTCACACGGATATTTTTCTCTCCAAGCTCCGTTGCTGCATATCTTGCCATAGCTTCCACTGCAGCTTTTGCTGTGCCATGCCCTGCGTAATTTTCTATATAAACTAAATTTCCAGTAGATGAGATGGAAATAATGCTTCCACCCCCTACTTTTTCCATTCTTTTGGCTGCTTCTTGAGCTCCTACAACAAAGGCATTTACTGTAGCTGTGAAAATATTATTAATCCCTTTTGGTTTTAATTTCATAAATTTAGTATAACCACCCACAACCGCACGGCCTGAAATAATAGCGTTTGAGATAAAATAATCAATCCTATCAAAATCAGCATCGATTTTTTCAAAAAGCTCTTTATAATTTTCTGGTTCTAAAATATTAAATTCATAGGCTCTTGCTTTGATTTTATAGTTATTTTCTAAATCTTTAATCATTTCATTAGCAATTTCTGCATTAGAATTATAAGTAAAAGCTATATTTGCACCCACTTTTGCAAATTCATAAACTATAGCCTTGCCAATTCCACGCGTTCCACCGCTAATAACTAGAGTTTTTCCTTGAAATTCTGTATTCATTAAAATCCTTTAATATTATATTTTTTCATCACCGCTTCAATTTTAGCGAAATTTTCCTTACTTGGAGGGCATAAAGGTAAGCGGTATTCTAAAGTCGGTATTAAACCCGCAATAAACATAGCTGCTTTAATAGGAATAGGATTACCCTCACAAAATAAAATTTTATTGATATTATAAAGCTCATCGTTGATTTTTTTAGCTTCTTTGTAATTCCCCTCTAAAGCCAAGTGGGTTAATTCACTAATCATATCCGGCAATAAATTCGAAGTTACTGAAATCACTCCCTTTCCACCATTAGAAAGCACTGGATAATTGATCGCATCATCGCCAGAAATCAAAACCATTCTTGGCTCATGTGCGAGTAAATCAACACTTCTGTCTATATTTCCGCTTGCTTCTTTTACCCCATAAATATTTTTACAATCTCTAAAAAGCTTGATAATGGTTTCAGTTGCAATCTCACAACCCGTTCTTCCTGGCACATTATATAAAAGCACCGGAATATCCACACTTCGCGCAATTTCTTTATAGTGTAAATAAAGTCCTTCTTGAGATGGTTTATTATAATAAGGCGCCACGCTCAAAATTCCATCAGCACCATGTTCTTGTGCAAATTTTGCCAGACCCACTGCTTCATGGGTTGCATTACTTCCTGCTCCGGCTAAAACCTTTACTTTAGTATTTTTACAAGCTTCTACTGCTATTTCTATACAAATTCTATGCTCTTCATGTGTCAAGGTTGCACTTTCACCTGTTGTACCTACAGGAACAATGGCATCAATGCCATTTTTAATTTGTCTTTGTATGAGTTTATAATAGCACTCCTCGTCTAAATTTCCATTTTTAAAAGGAGTGATAAGTGCCGTCATTGCTCCAATAATAGTATGATTATCCATTCTTAATCCTTTTTTAAAATTACAGTGATTGAATTTTGCTTAGTAAAGTATTTTTTAGCGCATTTTATCAAATCTTGCATTTGTAATTTTTGCACCCTATCTTCATACTCTAAAAGTGGCCTTAAATCACCCTTAGCAAGATAGGAACCATAAGTATTTGAAACCGCACTAGCCGTATCAAGAGAAAAAATAAAATCACTTTTTATATTATTTTTAACCTTTTGCAAATCTTGCTGCGAAATTTTAGCATCTTTTATATCTTGAAGAATTTTCCAAATTTCTTCTTCTACAATTTCAGCTTTAATTTTTGGATTGCAATTAAAAATAAGTATAAACAAATTTTCATCAATAGAGTCATTTGCAAAAGAATAATAATCATTAATCAAATTAAGCCTATCAATTAAAATTTCATTAATCAAAGAACTCTTGCCACTTCCTAAAAGCTCTCCTAAAACATTTAAAGCGCTCATATCTTTGTGCTTAAAATCAGGAATTTTAAAACCAATCGCCAAAAGCTCTGTATCGGTTTTTTTCTTTAAGTAAATACGCTTTGCCCCTTCTTGTTTTGGCTCTTTGGTATGAATTTTAGGAATAGCTCTTGTGTTTTTAATTTTTTCAAAATGTTTCCTTGAAAGCTCGAAAACTTCTTTACTTTCGATATCTCCACTCACTACCAAAATAGCATTTTTTGGTTGATAATAAATACTATGAAATTCTTTAATATCCTCAATACTCCAATTTTCTATATCCTTAAAAAAACCTATTGGTGTCCAATGATAAGGATGATACATAAAAGCATGATTAAAAAGTCTAAAATACAAATATCCCAAAGGATTATTATCTGTTCTCCACCTGCGCTCTTCCAAAACCACAGCTCGTTCTGGCTGAAATTCCTCATCTTTTAAATTTAAATTTGCCATAAGCTCAGCAAAAAGCTCTAAAGCTTTATCTAAATTTTTCTTAGAGCATTTTATATAATAATGCGTATAATCAAAACCCGTGCTAGCATTATCAACCCCGCCAAAGCCCTTTACTATCTCATCAAATTCACCTGCTTTTAAATTTTTGGTGCTTTTAAAATTTAAATGTTCAAGCATATGAGCTATGCCACTTTTCCCCATAACTTCATTTCTTGAACCTACTTTATAAAAAATATCAACACTAATCACATCGCTATTTTTATTGATAGGCAAAGCATAAACTTCAAGTTTATTTTTTAAACTGATATTCTTATAATTTATCATTTAACATTAACTCCCACTGCTTGGCTAATATGCAAAAATCCATCTTGCTTTAAAAGCTCTATAAGACCTTCATTGATATTTTTAACCAAAGAAGGACCTTTAAAAATCAAAGCCGTATAAACCTGTATTAAATTCGCTCCATTTTTAATACGATCATATGCAAGCTCGGCACTATCTATCCCCCCACTTGCAATAAGCAAAGTCCTACCAAATAAAACCTTAGCCAGCTCCTTAAAGAAAATTCCACTTTTTTCTGTAATAAGCCTTCCGCTAATGCCACCAAAAGTGCGATTATTATCAAGTAAAGAATAATCCACGCTCGTATTGGCTATGATAAGGCCATTAGCGCTAGAATTTATAGCTACCTCACACAAAGAAAGTGCCGCATCTACACTCATATCAGGAGCTATTTTTAACAAGATGGGTTTTTGAGTGATTTCTCTGGCTTTATTAAAAAGTTCTTTAATAAAATCTTCACTTTGCAAAGCTCTTAAATTTTTAGTATTTGGCGATGAAATATTCACAACAAAATAATCACATAAATTTTCAAACTCTTTTAATAAAATTAAATAATCCTCCAAAGCTTGTTCATTAGGAGTGATCTTATTTTTTCCTATATTTGCGGCCAAAGGGACGGCAAAGGGATAAATTTGAGTTAGACGAGAAGCGATTTTTTGAGCACCTTCATTATTAAAACCCATAGCATTTTGTATACTTTCTTGCTTTATAAGACGGAAAAGCCTTGGTTTTTCATTGCCCTCCTGAGCCTTGGGTGTAAAAGTACCAAATTCTAAAAAGCCAAAACCAAGTGCTGCTAGAGGGCGTATCATAGTAGCATTTTTATCAAAGCCACCTGCTAAGCCCACAGGATTATGAAAATCAAGTCCTAATAAATTTTGCTTTAAACTCTCATCATTAACGATATATTGATGTGCTAAAAAACTTAAAGCTCCAGGAAAAACAGCATTTAAAGTCCTTAAACTATGCTCGGCTAGCCAATGAGCATTTTCAGGATCTAATTTAAATAAAAGGGGTTTAATCTGTTCATAAGACAACATTGACATCCTTAATTTTTGTAAAATATTAGCAAAATAACTTTTATTTATGCTTTAAACTCTTTTCTTTGAATTTTTTATACAATTCACATTCTTTCATTAGCTGAGCGTCTTTGCCTATTGCTAAAACCTTTCCTTGATCTATAACTGCGATTTTATCAGCATTTTCTATAGTGCTTAAGCGGTGTGCGATCACCAAAATCAGCCTATCTTGCTTTAAATTTTCTATAGTTTTAACAATGGTTTTTTCACTCTCATTATCAAGTGCCGAAGTTGCCTCATCAAAAATAAGTAAATCAGGATTTTTATATAAAGCTCTAGCGATAGCAATGCGTTGCTTTTGACCCCCACTTAAATTTTTACCGTGTTCTTTTACCTCTGTATAAATTCCACCCATTGCTTCAACAAATTCATAAGCATTGGCTAACTTTAAGACCTTAATGATTTTTTCTTCATCTAATTCTTCACTATAAGCTATATTTTGAGCAAAACTATCATTAAAAAGATAAATATTTTGTGTTACGAGTCCTATTTTATCACGCAAACTTTGAATATTAAATTCGCTAATATCTAAACCATTAAATAAAATTTGACCCTTTTGTTTTTCGTAAAAATACATCAAAAGATTGATAATAGATGATTTTCCGCTCCCGCTTGTTCCAACAAGTGCAAGCATTTGCCCATTTTGAAAGTCAAAATTAATGCCATTTAAAACATTTTTATGTGGATTTTCATAAGAAAAATATACATCTTGAAATTCTATGTGATCGATTTTTTTAAGCTCTTTATCTCCGCCTTTAATTTGCGGTTCTAGATCAAGTAAATAAAAAGTCCTTTCACTTGCCACTATAGCGCCTTGCAATTTACCATAAAGCGAAGAAAGTCTTTTTAAGGGTGTGTAAATCGCAAAAAGCGCGGTAATAAAAGCAAAAAAACTCCCCACACTCATCGTTCCATGAATAACTTCACGCCCACCTATAATAATCACTGCAGCCACCCCAAGAGAACCAATAATTTCCATCAAAGGACTAATGAGGGCATCAACGCGAGTGGATTTTAAATTAAGGCGACAAAGCTCATCATTTTGCTTGGCAAATTTACCACTTTCTTTTTTTTCACTATTACTTGCTCTAATAAGCTCGATATTTGAAAAAATCTCACTGAGTCTTGAAAGCAAATCTGAATTTGTTTCTTGAATACTTTTTGCATATTTTTTGAGTTTTCTTGCAAACCATACCAAAGGAAAAATCGCACAAGGAAGTACCACT
This genomic interval from Campylobacter sp. CCS1377 contains the following:
- a CDS encoding protein-disulfide reductase DsbD, which gives rise to MRICLFLFIFINFLFANPLSLEQAFKHTYNFNSQGVSVKITLGKDIYLYQKELKILLANQDITDLISLPKAINKNGEKVFYHQLNLSLPKILLEHEMQDKALLDIYFQGCSEQGLCYKPQILHFEIQKNQQNYEIKPATQNIQTNVSEEQNIANNMEKKSFILVLLSFFGYGLLLSLTPCTLPMIPILSSLILSKSTYKPSKKYALWLCFIYVFFMSLAYGVAGVIASFLGASLQGLLQKPLVLIIFALIFVLLSLSLFGLFRLELPLKFQNFIQKKSNKGKGVLGVASMGFLSALIVGPCVAAPLAGALIYIANSKDALLGGLALFTMSFGMGLPLFLVGFGVSFLKAGIWMQKIQFFFAFLMLAMALWILSRILDASLILIGFGILGVFFSVFMGLFDNDLGVLNKIKKACLILILSYSLALFLGGLFGGKYFLKPFNITSTIENKNLNFNHITKLSDLKNIINDNEKVLVYFTASWCENCKLLDEYAFSNEKVQEKLKNYTLIKVDVSQNNEEQIKIMKEFSVFGPPVLIFLDNQKENLKITGYINTNDLLQRLDQ
- a CDS encoding MOSC domain-containing protein, whose product is MKIQSLQIGQVKNYTHFKSGFIKDIYLNSAKVEISGIVDDGIADLKHHGGKDKAIFANSCQNYILWENFLNKKLNFGTMGENLSIDNLHESNVCIGDIHKIGDTILQVSEPRKPCVKISLVHDNKNFTREIFKSGLSGWYYKVLQKGTINLGDGIKILQKDSANLSVLELNKLFYQPKENLTIFNKLLACKNINKNWIESIEKRLNQTYDDEYMRKL
- a CDS encoding sodium-dependent transporter, which translates into the protein MQRQTWSNTLTYILTVAGATIGFGATWRFPYLVGENGGGAYVLVFCIAMICIGIPVILVENVIGRRAMKNSVDAFKGKWQGVGYMGLLGSFGIMAYYMVLGGYVLVYIFGLLFGNFDLSSPVSKEYTNSFYTQNIEHNALFVGIFTSIFVIINWIILKKGIIDGIEKSVKFLMPMLFLCLIIVVMRNITLDGAIEGVKFYLNPNFKKITPKLFIDVLGQVFFALSLGFGVMITLSSHLNKKENLIKTATYTGILNTVIAVMAGFMIFPALFSAGLEPDKGPSLVFETLPIAFSHIHFGGLICALFFMLLLIAALTTSLPIYQVIISVLEEKFKLSKNLAINLTLGTIFILGNLPCILTYGPLRDVTLIRGKNIFDSFDFISGNILFVLTAFLCCIYVGWILKKDAIKELSNNGKIKSIWINIWYHYVKFVVPIIILVIFYFGIF
- a CDS encoding MvdC/MvdD family ATP grasp protein; translated protein: MNALKLLYFRLNLDTKSLYNTFISFQNHSWHIKNEISNIKSDDISCVWLRRSFVELSLEEKESKEKDIDFKIWRNEFNATLLGLFHSLKDLPWLNPISHAFKGDNKYYQMSLAKQLGLKIPKTIVSNEKEKLLQFCKICKSDVIFKSRNLQIRPRLSQRHICQSY
- a CDS encoding enoyl-ACP reductase, translating into MNTEFQGKTLVISGGTRGIGKAIVYEFAKVGANIAFTYNSNAEIANEMIKDLENNYKIKARAYEFNILEPENYKELFEKIDADFDRIDYFISNAIISGRAVVGGYTKFMKLKPKGINNIFTATVNAFVVGAQEAAKRMEKVGGGSIISISSTGNLVYIENYAGHGTAKAAVEAMARYAATELGEKNIRVNVVSGGPIETDALRAFTNYEEVKQATINLSPLNRMGQPEDLAGACLFLCSSKASWVTGHTFIVDGGTTFK
- the dapA gene encoding 4-hydroxy-tetrahydrodipicolinate synthase translates to MDNHTIIGAMTALITPFKNGNLDEECYYKLIQRQIKNGIDAIVPVGTTGESATLTHEEHRICIEIAVEACKNTKVKVLAGAGSNATHEAVGLAKFAQEHGADGILSVAPYYNKPSQEGLYLHYKEIARSVDIPVLLYNVPGRTGCEIATETIIKLFRDCKNIYGVKEASGNIDRSVDLLAHEPRMVLISGDDAINYPVLSNGGKGVISVTSNLLPDMISELTHLALEGNYKEAKKINDELYNINKILFCEGNPIPIKAAMFIAGLIPTLEYRLPLCPPSKENFAKIEAVMKKYNIKGF
- a CDS encoding pitrilysin family protein, with the translated sequence MINYKNISLKNKLEVYALPINKNSDVISVDIFYKVGSRNEVMGKSGIAHMLEHLNFKSTKNLKAGEFDEIVKGFGGVDNASTGFDYTHYYIKCSKKNLDKALELFAELMANLNLKDEEFQPERAVVLEERRWRTDNNPLGYLYFRLFNHAFMYHPYHWTPIGFFKDIENWSIEDIKEFHSIYYQPKNAILVVSGDIESKEVFELSRKHFEKIKNTRAIPKIHTKEPKQEGAKRIYLKKKTDTELLAIGFKIPDFKHKDMSALNVLGELLGSGKSSLINEILIDRLNLINDYYSFANDSIDENLFILIFNCNPKIKAEIVEEEIWKILQDIKDAKISQQDLQKVKNNIKSDFIFSLDTASAVSNTYGSYLAKGDLRPLLEYEDRVQKLQMQDLIKCAKKYFTKQNSITVILKKD
- a CDS encoding quinone-dependent dihydroorotate dehydrogenase, yielding MSYEQIKPLLFKLDPENAHWLAEHSLRTLNAVFPGALSFLAHQYIVNDESLKQNLLGLDFHNPVGLAGGFDKNATMIRPLAALGFGFLEFGTFTPKAQEGNEKPRLFRLIKQESIQNAMGFNNEGAQKIASRLTQIYPFAVPLAANIGKNKITPNEQALEDYLILLKEFENLCDYFVVNISSPNTKNLRALQSEDFIKELFNKAREITQKPILLKIAPDMSVDAALSLCEVAINSSANGLIIANTSVDYSLLDNNRTFGGISGRLITEKSGIFFKELAKVLFGRTLLIASGGIDSAELAYDRIKNGANLIQVYTALIFKGPSLVKNINEGLIELLKQDGFLHISQAVGVNVK
- a CDS encoding ABC transporter ATP-binding protein, translating into MHKQMSLKDVLIRFKPFYKKYKKEFAIAIFGMMLTSVGTAGSFASLKPILDYIFVEKNEALLYTLPFLLVIIYILKNLGFYLQTYYLSFIGTDTLRILRFKVLTNLLRLDMDFFKRNRNGELISRCTNDINALQSIVSNIIPDFFREFLTIVGLLAVVLYQSPKLAFFALVVLPCAIFPLVWFARKLKKYAKSIQETNSDLLSRLSEIFSNIELIRASNSEKKESGKFAKQNDELCRLNLKSTRVDALISPLMEIIGSLGVAAVIIIGGREVIHGTMSVGSFFAFITALFAIYTPLKRLSSLYGKLQGAIVASERTFYLLDLEPQIKGGDKELKKIDHIEFQDVYFSYENPHKNVLNGINFDFQNGQMLALVGTSGSGKSSIINLLMYFYEKQKGQILFNGLDISEFNIQSLRDKIGLVTQNIYLFNDSFAQNIAYSEELDEEKIIKVLKLANAYEFVEAMGGIYTEVKEHGKNLSGGQKQRIAIARALYKNPDLLIFDEATSALDNESEKTIVKTIENLKQDRLILVIAHRLSTIENADKIAVIDQGKVLAIGKDAQLMKECELYKKFKEKSLKHK